The proteins below are encoded in one region of Romeriopsis navalis LEGE 11480:
- a CDS encoding cupin domain-containing protein — translation MEIQVVHQPDESKLGDLGVRSWPIWTKEASEFPWTYDESETCYFLAGDVIVTPNGGTPVAMGQGDLVTFPAGMRCTWKIRDDVKKHYKFG, via the coding sequence ATGGAAATCCAAGTCGTTCACCAGCCAGATGAGTCCAAGCTTGGGGATCTTGGCGTCCGCAGCTGGCCAATTTGGACGAAGGAAGCGTCGGAATTTCCTTGGACTTACGATGAGTCTGAAACTTGCTACTTTCTCGCAGGGGATGTAATTGTTACGCCAAATGGCGGTACCCCCGTAGCAATGGGCCAGGGAGATTTAGTCACTTTTCCAGCCGGTATGCGCTGCACCTGGAAGATTCGGGACGATGTCAAAAAACACTACAAGTTTGGCTAA